A single region of the Lathamus discolor isolate bLatDis1 chromosome 13, bLatDis1.hap1, whole genome shotgun sequence genome encodes:
- the SDK2 gene encoding protein sidekick-2 isoform X3 gives MARLGSWALLCFVVLALPGPPGAGAQDDVSPYFKTEPVRSQVHLEGNRLVLTCMAEGSWPLEFKWLHNSQELTKFSLEYRYVITSLDRTHAGFYRCIVRNRMGALLQRQTEVQVAYMGSFEDRETQQSVSHGEAAVIRAPRIASFPQPQVTWFRDGRKISPSSRIAITLENTLVILSTVAPDAGRYYVQAVNDKNGDNKTSQPITLSVANVGGPADPIAPTIIVPPRNTSVVAGTSEVTMECVANARPLMKLHIVWKKDGVPLSSGISDYSRRLTILSPALSDSGYYECEAVLRSSSVPAVAEGAFLSVMEPPQFIREPERHITAEMEKVVAIPCQAKGVPPPEMAWYKDAALIHLEKLSRFQLLADGSLQISGLLPDDTGMFQCFARNAAGEVQTTTYLAVTSIAPNITRGPQDSTVIDGMSVILNCETSGAPRPAITWQKGERVLASGSVQLPRFTLLESGSLLVSPAHLADAGTYVCLATNSRGVDEASADLVVWARTRITDPPQDQSVIKGTKAVMSCGVTHDPSVDVRYLWEKDGAPLSTESGPRVRLDEMGTLHISQTWSGDIGTYTCKVVSAGGNDSRSAYLRVRQLPHAPESPVAVLSPLEKRAINLTWAKPFDGNSPLLRYIVEVSENNAPWTVLLASVDPEVTSVAVRGLVPARSYQFRLCAVNDVGRGQFSKDTERVSLPEEPPSAPPQNVIASGRTNQSIMIQWQPPPESHQNGVLKGYIIRYCLAGLPVGYQFKNITNAEVNNLLLEDLIIWTNYEIEVAAYNSAGLGVYSMKVTEWTLQGVPTVPPGNVQTEAINSTTIRFTWNPPSPQFINGINQGYKLIAWEPEHEEEATVVTVRPNFQDSIHVGYVSGLRKFAEYFTSVLCFTTPGDGPRSPPQLVRTHEDVPGPVGHLSFSDILDTSLKVSWQEPLEKNGILTGYRISWEEYNRTNTRVTHYLPNVTLEYRVTGLTALTTYTIEVAAMTSKGQGQLSSSTISSGVPPELPGAPTNLGISNIGPRSVTLQFRPGYDGKTSISRWQVEAQAGQSGEAEEWGLVHQLANEPDARSMEVPNLKPYTYYSFRMRQVNIVGTSPPSLPSRRIQTLQAPPDMAPANVTLRTASETSLWLRWMPLLEQEYNGNPDSVGYRIRYTRLDGRGQPALHIIHDRVEREYTIEDLEEWTEYRVQVQAFNAIGSGPWSQAVVGRTRESVPSSGPSNVSVVATSSSSMLVRWSDIPEADCNGHILGYKVMYKEKDSDTRARFWLAEGNASRSAQLTGLGKYRLYEIRVLAFTRIGDGAPSRPPVLERTLDDVPGPPVGMLFPEVRTTLVRLIWQPPAEPNGIILAYQVTHSLNTTAASAAAVEVLEPSARQYTATGLQPEATYLFRIAAQTRKGWGEAAEALVVTTEKRARPQPPGKPLAQQEEVRARSVLLSWQPGSDGLSPVRFYTVQSRELPDGDWALHPAPASRNATAFVVDRLKPFTSYKFRVKATNDIGDSEYSEESESLTTLQAAPEEAPTILSVTPHTTTSVLIRWQPPAEDKINGILLGFRLRYRELVPDSLRGVSLRGIGNPGATWAQLTPVYAVHNLSEVSLTQYELDNLSKHRRYEIRMSVYNAVGEGPPSPPHEVFVGEAVPTGAPRNVAVQAATATQLDVTWEPPPVESQNGDIQGYKIHFWEAQRQNGSERVKTLFLPERAVKLKNLTGFTSYWPPVPQDPSGSVS, from the exons ACGATGTCTCCCCATACTTTAAGACGGAGCCAGTGCGGAGCCAGGTCCATCTGGAGGGGAACCGCCTGGTCCTGACGTGCATGGCCGAGGGCAGTTGGCCCCTCGAGTTCAAGTGGCTGCACAACAGCCAGGAGCTGACCAAGTTCTCCTTGGAGTACCG GTACGTGATCACATCACTGGACCGCACTCATGCCGGCTTCTACCGCTGCATCGTCCGCAACCGGAtgggagccctgctgcagcgCCAGACCGAGGTGCAGGTGGCAT ACATGGGGAGCTTTGAGGACCGCGAGACACAGCAGAGCGTGTCCCACGGGGAGGCGGCCGTCATCCGTGCGCCCCGCATCGCCAGCTTCCCCCAGCCCCAGGTCACCTGGTTCCGCGACGGCCGCAAGATCTCCCCCAGCAGCCGCAT aGCCATCACGCTGGAGAACACCCTCGTCATCCTCTCCACGGTGGCCCCGGACGCGGGACGTTACTACGTGCAGGCGGTGAACGACAAGAACGGGGACAACAAGACGAGCCAGCCCATCACGCTGAGCGTGGCCA ATGTGGGTGGCCCGGCTGATCCCATCGCACCCACCATCATCGTCCCACCCAGGAACACCAGCGTGGTGGCTGGCACCTCGGAGGTGACCATGGAGTGCGTGGCCAACGCCAG gccgctgATGAAGCTGCACATCGTCTGGAAGAAGGACGGGGTGCCCCTCTCCAGCGGCATCAGCGACTACAGCCGCCGGCTCACCATCCTCAGCCCCGCGCTGAGCGACAGCGGCTACTACGAGTGCGAGGCCGTGCTGCGCAGCAGCAGCGTGCCCGCCGTGGCCGAGGGCGCCTTCCTCTCCGTCATGG AGCCGCCGCAGTTCATCAGGGAGCCCGAGAGGCACATCACAGCCGAGATGGAGAAGGTGGTGGCCATTCCCTGCCAAGCCAAAG GCGTGCCCCCCCCAGAGATGGCCTGGTACAAGGATGCTGCCCTCATCCACCTGGAGAAGCTGTCCCGCTTCCAGCTCCTGGCGGACGGCAGCCTGCAGATCAGCGGGCTGCTCCCCGACGACACCGGCATGTTCCAGTGCTTCGCCCGCAACGCGGCCGGCGAGGTGCAGACCACCACGTACCTGGCTGTGACCA GCATCGCCCCCAACATCACCAGGGGTCCCCAGGACAGCACGGTGATTGATGGCATGTCCGTGATCCTCAACTGCGAGACCTCAGGGGCTCCGCGTCCGGCCATCACGTGGCAGAAAG GGGAGCGCGTCCTGGCCAGCGGCTCGGTGCAGCTCCCTCGCTTCACGCTGCTGGAGTCGGGCAGCCTGCTCGTGAGCCCCGCGCACCTCGCCGACGCCGGCACCTACGTCTGCCTGGCCACCAACTCCCGTGGCGTGGACGAGGCCTCTGCTGACCTGGTGGTGTGGG CAAGGACTCGTATCACCGACCCACCGCAGGACCAGAGCGTCATCAAGGGGACCAAGGCTGTCATGAGCTGTGGGGTCACCCACGACCCCAGCGTGGATGTGAG GTACCTCTGGGAGAAGGACGGGGCACCGCTGAGCACGGAGAGCGGCCCCAGGGTGCGCCTGGACGAGATGGGCACCCTCCACATCTCCCAGACCTGGTCGGGAGACATCGGCACGTACACGTGCAAGGTGGTGTCGGCCGGGGGCAACGACTCACGCAGCGCCTACCTCCGCGTCCG GCAGCTCCCCCACGCTCCCGAGAGCCCTGTGGCCGTGCTCAGCCCCCTGGAGAAACGAGCCATCAACCTCACCTGGGCCAAACCCTTCGATGGCAACAGCCCCCTGCTCCGCTACATCGTGGAGGTCTCTGAGAACA ATGCCCCCTGGACCGTGCTGCTGGCCAGCGTGGACCCCGAGGTGACATCGGTGGCTGTGCGGGGCTTGGTCCCCGCTCGCTCCTATCAGTTCCGCCTCTGTGCTGTGAATGATGTGGGCAGGGGCCAGTTCAGCAAGGACACGGAGAG ggtgtccctgcccgagGAGCCCCCCTCTGCGCCCCCCCAGAATGTCATTGCCAGCGGCCGCACCAACCAGTCCATCATGATCCAGTGGCAGCCACCCCCGGAGAGCCACCAGAACGGTGTCCTCAAGGGCTACATCATCCG GTACTGCCTGGCTGGGCTGCCCGTGGGCTACCAGTTCAAGAACATCACCAACGCCGAGGTCAACAACCTGCTCCTGGAGGACCTCATCATCTGGACCAACTACGAGATCGAGGTGGCGGCGTACAACAGCGCCGGCCTGGGGGTCTACAGCATGAAGGTGACCGAGTGGACGCTGCAGGGAG TGCCCACGGTGCCCCCGGGGAACGTGCAGACCGAGGCCATCAACTCCACCACCATCCGCTTCACCTGGaacccccccagcccccagtTCATCAACGGCATCAACCAGGGCTACAAG CTCATCGCCTGGGAGCCAGAGCACGAGGAGGAGGCGACGGTGGTGACGGTGCGGCCCAACTTCCAGGACAGCATCCATGTGGGATACGTGTCAGGGCTGCGGAAGTTTGCCGAGTACTTCACCTCGGTGCTGTGCTTCACCACGCCGGGGGACGGCCCGCGCAGCCCCCCCCAGCTGGTGCGCACCCACGAGGACG TGCCTGGCCCCGTGGGACATCTCAGCTTCAGTGACATCCTGGACACATCCCTGAAGGTCAGCTGGCAGGAGCCACTGGAGAAGAACGGCATCCTGACAG GCTACCGGATCTCCTGGGAGGAATACAACCGCACCAACACACGGGTGACTCATTACCTGCCCAACGTCACCCTGGAGTACCGCGTCACcggcctcaccgccctcaccACCTACACCATCGAGGTGGCTGCCATGACCTCCAAGGGCCAGGgccagctctcctcctccaccaTCTCCTCAGGGGTGCCTCCAG AGCTCCCCGGTGCCCCCACCAACCTGGGCATCTCCAACATCGGGCCCCGCTCCGTCACCCTCCAGTTTCGCCCAGGCTACGATGGCAAAACCTCCATCTCCCGCTGGCAGGTGGAGGCACAG GCAGGCCAGAGCGGTGAGGCTGAAGAGTGGGGGCTCGTCCACCAGCTGGCAAATGAGCCCGATGCCCGGTCCATGGAGGTGCCCAACCTGAAGCCCTACACCTACTACAG tTTCCGCATGCGGCAGGTGAACATCGTGGGCACCAGCCCCCCCAGCCTGCCCTCCCGGAGGATCCAGACCCTGCAGGCCCCCCCGGACATGGCACCCGCCAATGTCACCCTGAGGACAGCCAGTGAGACCAGCCTGTGGCTGCGCTGGATG cccctcctggagcaggagtACAACGGGAATCCCGACTCAGTGGGCTACAGGATCCGGTACACGCGCTTGGACGGGAGAGGGCAGCCAGCGCTGCACATCATCCACGACCGTGTGGAGCGGGAATACACCATTGAGGACCTGGAGGAGTGGACCGAGTACCGGGTACAGGTCCAAGCATTCAACGCCATCGGATCGGGGCCATGGAGCCAAGCGGTGGTGGGACGCACCCGGGAGTCAG TGCCTTCCTCTGGCCCCAGCAATGTGTCGGTGGTGgccacctcctccagcagcatgcTGGTCCGATGGAGCGACATCCCTGAGGCAGACTGCAATGGCCACATCCTTGGCTACAAG GTGATGTACAAAGAGAAGGACTCGGACACACGTGCCCGGTTCTGGCTGGCAGAGGGCAATGCCTCCCGCAGCGCCCAGCTGACCGGGCTGGGCAAGTACAGGCTGTACGAGATCCGTGTGCTGGCCTTCACCAGGATCGGTGATGGAGCGCCCAGCCGGCCCCCCGTCCTGGAGCGGACACTGGATGATG TGCCCGGGCCCCCCGTGGGGATGCTCTTCCCCGAAGTGAGGACCACCTTGGTGCGGCTCATCTGGCAGCCTCCTGCGGAGCCCAACGGCATCATCCTGG CGTACCAGGTCACCCATAGCCTCAACACCACCGCGGCCAGCGCTGCCGCCGTGGAGGTGCTGGAGCCCAGCGCCCGGCAGTACACGGCCACCGGCCTGCAGCCCGAGGCCACCTACTTGTTCCGCATCGCGGCACAGACCCGCAAGGGCTGGGGTGAGGCGGCCGAAGCCCTCGTGGTGACCACGGAGAAGAGAG CCCGGCCGCAGCCCCCCGGGAAGCCGCTGGCGCAGCAGGAGGAGGTGCGTGCCCGCAGCGTGCTGCTGTCCTGGCAGCCGGGCAGCGACGGGCTCTCCCCGGTCCGGTTCTACACGGTGCAGAGCCGCGAGCTGCCCGATGGTGACTGGGCTCTGCACCCTGCCCCCGCGAGCCGCAACGCCACCGCCTTCGTCGTGGATAG GCTGAAGCCCTTCACCTCCTACAAGTTCCGTGTGAAGGCAACAAATGACATCGGGGACAGCGAGTACAGCGAGGAGTCAGAGTCGCTCACCACTCTGCAGGCGG CCCCTGAGGAAGCCCCCACCATCCTCTCCGTCACCCCGCACACCACCACATCCGTGCTCATCCGCTGGCAG CCCCCGGCCGAGGACAAGATCAACGGGATCCTGCTGGGTTTCCGCCTGCGGTACCGCGAGCTGGTGCCTGACAGCCTGCGCGGCGTCTCCCTGCGCGGCATCGGCAACCCCGGCGCCACGTGGGCACAGCTCACCC CCGTCTATGCCGTGCACAACCTCAGCGAGGTGTCCCTCACCCAGTACGAGCTGGACA ACCTGAGCAAGCACCGGCGCTACGAGATCCGCATGAGCGTGTACAACGCGGTGGGCGAGGGCCCCCCCAGTCCCCCCCATGAGGTGTTTGTGGGTGAAGCGG TGCCCACCGGTGCACCGCGGAACGTGGCGGTGCAGGCGGCCACGGCCACGCAGCTGGATGTGACCTGGGAGCCACCGCCGGTGGAGAGCCAGAACGGGGACATCCAAGGGTACAAG ATCCACTTCTGGGAGGCGCAGCGCCAGAACGGGAGCGAGCGGGTGAAGACGCTTTTCCTGCCGGAGCGCGCCGTGAAGCTGAAGAACCTCACGGGGTTCACCTCGTACTGG CCCCCAGTGCCCCAGGATCCATCCGGTTCAGTGAGCTGA